In one Bacillus thuringiensis genomic region, the following are encoded:
- a CDS encoding CPBP family intramembrane glutamic endopeptidase, with protein sequence MLLHGEAFHNKDKIQRAKIGLRLFLSILTITSIILNVVVMVTNSMPLIVVYMFTPAFSSILTRIILKEGFKDVSFSLGNLKVWKGIGFALLIPMIICGITYSIAWLSGIARFRHPEGGMLEPIYNILGLQYVTAPFSFIYLVVLSGILGSLLNLIPVFGEEMGWRGYMLIRLIDAEFSRPILISGLIWATWHVPIVIAGLYVEGSSVFLSVLGIYLCIVPFSYITAYLRLITGSVWPSVIIHTTWNAIIQGPFARASTGYQTEIWIGESGLITAIIILITAIITSRIVNFTK encoded by the coding sequence ATGTTGTTACACGGAGAAGCATTCCATAATAAAGATAAAATCCAACGTGCTAAAATAGGACTTCGACTCTTTCTAAGTATCTTAACCATTACTTCCATTATCCTAAATGTAGTAGTAATGGTTACTAACAGTATGCCGCTTATTGTGGTATATATGTTTACCCCAGCATTTTCTTCTATTTTGACTCGCATAATACTGAAAGAAGGGTTTAAAGATGTATCTTTTAGTCTCGGTAACTTAAAGGTATGGAAGGGGATTGGTTTTGCTCTGTTAATACCTATGATTATTTGTGGAATTACTTATTCTATAGCCTGGTTGAGCGGAATTGCGAGGTTTCGGCATCCCGAAGGTGGTATGTTAGAACCAATCTACAATATACTTGGACTTCAGTATGTAACGGCACCATTCAGTTTCATTTATCTAGTAGTATTGAGCGGCATTTTAGGAAGTTTGCTTAACTTAATCCCAGTTTTTGGAGAAGAAATGGGGTGGCGAGGTTACATGCTTATAAGGCTAATCGATGCAGAGTTTTCACGCCCCATCCTTATTAGTGGATTGATTTGGGCAACGTGGCATGTTCCAATTGTTATCGCTGGTCTGTATGTAGAGGGATCATCTGTCTTTCTCTCAGTACTTGGCATCTATTTATGTATTGTGCCATTCAGTTATATTACAGCTTATTTACGACTTATCACAGGTAGCGTTTGGCCTTCGGTTATCATCCATACCACTTGGAATGCCATTATCCAAGGACCTTTCGCACGTGCAAGTACAGGATATCAAACTGAGATTTGGATTGGAGAATCTGGCTTGATAACCGCTATTATTATCTTGATTACTGCAATAATTACGTCTCGAATCGTAAATTTTACTAAATAG
- a CDS encoding sensor domain-containing protein, whose product MKSKFIQNGYFLLLTFITGLFYFCFYLIALLFSLTLSFTVVGIPLIMRVLQTTTPFIQFERIQTKIYTDVSTDSYDRSIAMDTSNWAQVKLVLADRRTWCAVYWLMQKFVIGIFSLISAIIFYVMPLMFLLAPLLYRYIDMNIIFIQIDTFAKSLFVMFMGIVFTAISIRIVDGLTKKIGGYTRSMIRQLNQ is encoded by the coding sequence ATGAAATCAAAATTCATCCAGAATGGTTATTTTTTATTGCTAACTTTCATTACAGGATTGTTTTATTTTTGTTTTTATCTAATAGCTCTGCTATTTAGTTTAACCCTTTCATTTACTGTTGTTGGGATTCCATTAATTATGCGCGTACTACAGACTACCACACCCTTTATCCAATTCGAACGCATACAGACGAAAATTTATACAGATGTTTCAACAGACTCTTACGATCGAAGTATAGCAATGGATACATCGAACTGGGCTCAGGTGAAATTAGTGCTTGCAGATCGTCGCACTTGGTGTGCTGTCTATTGGTTAATGCAGAAATTTGTGATTGGCATTTTCAGTCTCATTAGTGCAATCATTTTTTATGTAATGCCACTTATGTTCCTGTTGGCACCACTACTGTATCGATACATCGATATGAATATTATATTCATACAGATAGATACTTTTGCCAAATCACTCTTTGTAATGTTTATGGGTATAGTATTTACCGCCATAAGTATTAGAATAGTAGATGGTTTGACAAAGAAAATCGGGGGCTATACACGTAGTATGATTCGGCAACTAAATCAATAG
- a CDS encoding response regulator transcription factor, with protein sequence MRVLIVEDEQDLQNILVKRLNAEHYSVDACGNGEDALDYINMATYDLIVLDIMIPGIDGLRVLQRLRADNNATPVLLLTAKDTIDDRVTGLDLGADDYLVKPFAFDELLARIRVLMRRKTGNTSNVFEIADLVVDCNMHKVTRGDQVITLSSKEFAILEYMIRNKEVVLTRDKIEQHVWNYDYEGGSNIIDVYVRYLRKKIDSQFETKLIHTVRGTGYVLRVES encoded by the coding sequence ATGCGAGTTCTTATTGTCGAAGATGAACAAGACTTACAAAATATATTGGTGAAACGATTAAATGCAGAACATTATAGTGTCGATGCATGTGGGAATGGAGAAGATGCCTTGGATTATATAAACATGGCTACCTACGATTTGATTGTCCTTGACATTATGATTCCCGGAATAGATGGTTTACGCGTATTACAAAGATTACGCGCGGACAATAATGCAACTCCTGTCTTGCTTCTTACAGCTAAAGATACAATTGATGATCGCGTAACAGGACTCGACTTAGGTGCGGATGATTATTTAGTAAAGCCGTTTGCTTTTGATGAACTGTTAGCAAGAATTCGAGTGTTAATGCGAAGAAAAACAGGAAATACATCTAATGTGTTTGAAATCGCTGACCTAGTGGTAGATTGCAATATGCATAAAGTAACAAGAGGAGACCAAGTTATCACTCTTTCCAGTAAAGAATTTGCTATTTTAGAATATATGATTCGTAATAAAGAAGTTGTGCTGACACGAGATAAAATTGAGCAACATGTGTGGAATTACGATTATGAAGGTGGCTCGAATATTATTGATGTTTACGTCCGCTATCTTCGTAAAAAAATTGATAGCCAGTTTGAAACGAAGTTAATTCATACAGTGCGAGGAACTGGTTACGTATTGCGAGTAGAATCATGA
- a CDS encoding helix-turn-helix transcriptional regulator: MLDMVKYWFWYDWIMLGIRLLTSVSIILATLNFQNGLTLPLWIIILWEIIAFSIPWVALLFNYKYYLFTEILLYGGLCIYLTSLFPEAYNTFLISVFLIAANSKHLSYYWTAPITVFITTGIFYAVAPSNSYWVMVTYYGFAYVMGFAFHLLIVNHKQNESIRKQNAVLEQYMSQIERITLAEERNRLSSELHDTVGHAYTSIIMGMETLRTELATEMGIQRLDSLLEMGRKSIEDVRGYLHQMESPCQSPSLIQSLQNLGAEFQEHAQVNVSFRAYGEEYELSRQAKIAFIRCLQESLTNAVRHGQGTAIIVSLQFEQQYTRLEVQDNGKGNVEWQEGFGMNAMKERAMNLQGQLSVYTKPDEGMLVTCTVPRQTEIKNGLIRLLIVDDQPFVRESLRTLLDRYEDLNVVGLAEDGNQAIDLCGRLQPHVILMDLDMQQMDGVEATKKIKQQWPHIRILIFTTFQDTKQALESLRNGADGFLLKSIETLELANTIRLIHKGGTLIDQGMSQKIFEKFDKQKETPQSKATAYELTAREIEILQLVAKGLRYTTIASRLYLSNGTVRNYASTAYTKLGVRNKEEAVQKALEIGIIE; encoded by the coding sequence TTGTTAGATATGGTTAAGTATTGGTTTTGGTATGATTGGATTATGTTAGGGATTCGTCTACTTACTAGTGTATCTATCATCCTAGCTACATTAAATTTTCAAAATGGTTTAACATTACCACTTTGGATTATTATTCTTTGGGAAATTATTGCCTTCTCAATTCCATGGGTAGCCTTACTATTCAATTATAAATATTATTTGTTCACAGAAATACTGCTATATGGTGGACTATGTATATATTTAACCTCATTATTTCCGGAAGCTTACAACACATTTCTTATATCGGTGTTTCTAATTGCTGCAAATAGTAAGCATTTGTCCTATTATTGGACAGCTCCAATAACAGTTTTTATAACGACTGGAATTTTCTATGCGGTTGCGCCAAGTAATAGCTATTGGGTTATGGTCACCTATTATGGATTCGCATATGTAATGGGCTTCGCTTTTCATTTATTAATCGTCAATCATAAGCAAAATGAATCAATTCGTAAACAAAACGCGGTACTTGAGCAATATATGTCTCAGATTGAACGCATTACACTGGCGGAAGAACGAAACAGACTGTCGAGTGAGCTTCATGATACAGTTGGTCACGCTTATACTTCTATTATTATGGGAATGGAAACGTTGCGCACCGAACTTGCTACTGAAATGGGTATACAGAGGCTAGATTCTCTGCTTGAAATGGGACGTAAAAGCATCGAGGACGTGAGAGGTTACCTACATCAAATGGAGTCTCCGTGTCAATCGCCTTCCTTAATTCAATCTCTCCAAAATCTTGGAGCCGAATTTCAGGAGCACGCTCAAGTTAATGTAAGTTTTCGAGCATACGGAGAGGAATATGAATTGTCTCGGCAAGCGAAGATAGCGTTCATTCGTTGCTTACAAGAGTCCCTTACAAATGCAGTACGTCATGGTCAAGGAACTGCAATTATAGTTTCATTGCAGTTTGAACAACAATATACGAGATTAGAAGTTCAAGATAATGGAAAAGGAAATGTAGAATGGCAGGAAGGCTTCGGTATGAATGCGATGAAAGAACGAGCAATGAATTTGCAAGGTCAATTGTCTGTATATACAAAGCCGGATGAAGGAATGCTTGTTACATGTACCGTACCGCGACAAACTGAAATAAAAAATGGACTTATTCGTTTGTTAATTGTAGACGACCAGCCGTTTGTTCGAGAAAGTTTGAGGACACTACTCGATAGATATGAAGATTTAAATGTAGTGGGTTTGGCCGAGGATGGCAATCAAGCCATAGATTTGTGCGGGCGCCTTCAACCCCATGTTATCCTTATGGATTTAGATATGCAGCAAATGGATGGAGTTGAAGCAACCAAAAAGATTAAGCAACAATGGCCACATATCCGCATATTGATTTTTACAACGTTTCAAGATACCAAACAGGCGTTGGAATCGCTTCGCAACGGTGCGGATGGTTTTTTACTCAAATCTATTGAAACGTTGGAGCTAGCTAATACGATCCGACTTATTCACAAAGGTGGGACACTGATTGATCAGGGAATGTCTCAAAAAATATTTGAGAAGTTTGATAAGCAAAAAGAGACACCACAATCAAAAGCAACCGCTTATGAGCTAACAGCTAGAGAGATAGAAATATTACAGCTAGTAGCAAAGGGACTTCGATACACTACCATAGCATCAAGGTTATATTTGTCAAATGGTACGGTCAGAAATTATGCTTCTACAGCTTATACAAAGCTAGGAGTCCGTAACAAAGAAGAAGCTGTTCAAAAGGCTCTAGAAATTGGAATTATTGAATAA
- a CDS encoding PepSY domain-containing protein yields MLKHKKKIIISVIAILVSGIAIIGGYYGMGYNYAKKNENYTEKQVREISLAHTNGEIINVKKEFELEDDNLAQSKFEYEVEIKTPNNLLNILKVSARTGTIEIDNED; encoded by the coding sequence ATGTTAAAACATAAAAAGAAAATAATTATAAGTGTAATCGCTATTTTAGTAAGTGGTATTGCTATTATTGGTGGATATTATGGTATGGGTTACAATTATGCAAAAAAGAATGAAAACTACACAGAGAAACAAGTTCGTGAAATTTCTTTAGCTCATACAAATGGAGAAATTATTAATGTGAAAAAAGAATTTGAATTAGAAGATGACAACTTAGCACAATCAAAATTTGAATATGAAGTGGAAATTAAGACACCTAATAATCTGTTAAATATTTTAAAGGTTAGTGCTAGAACGGGTACAATAGAAATCGATAATGAAGATTGA
- a CDS encoding L,D-transpeptidase family protein produces the protein MNNNTTNESVEEIDQKRVRSNKRYTNWKFIAAGIGVIALLIGGMSYYQATHFNSNVTINDTKVGGLSADQAIQKLKTSGLANKVYVDQQQILDEKDTKTELTEKDLPQIKKLLKSQWTFFPSSKGKNYSLLPEKADQYRSETMKKLVEEKLISMNEKLKAPQDAMAKLEQGKIVISKSVEGKQYDVTSLLKDYDKQKYKSEIHLKSAYIKPIKEDDPIVKKEEKALQNLLGQSVEYKVQDEVYPLKAKDLIQNASMSKDMKVTIDASDIKKKITEINNAKSTLNKDFSFKTHSGSVISVKGQGYGWALDVEKETKQVQQAFEKGEKSLSASNIHGNGWEKEGIGYKTTSNNGIGDTYAEVSIAEQQIWIYKDGKLVVTTNVVTGKHSTGEDTSPGVWYVLYKRTPYTLRGSAVGKADYAVKVDYWVPFTNSGQGFHDAGWRKDWGNNAYLTGGSGGCVNLLPNVAKTVYDSLNTYDPVIVY, from the coding sequence ATGAACAACAATACAACAAATGAATCAGTTGAAGAAATTGATCAAAAACGAGTAAGATCAAACAAACGTTATACAAATTGGAAGTTTATCGCAGCGGGTATTGGTGTAATTGCACTTCTTATTGGGGGAATGAGTTATTACCAGGCAACTCACTTCAATTCGAATGTTACAATTAATGACACAAAAGTTGGTGGTCTGAGCGCTGATCAAGCAATACAAAAATTAAAGACATCTGGACTAGCAAACAAAGTCTATGTTGATCAACAACAAATTTTAGATGAAAAAGATACAAAAACGGAACTTACGGAAAAAGATTTGCCTCAAATTAAGAAACTATTAAAAAGCCAGTGGACATTTTTCCCTTCTTCAAAGGGGAAAAATTATTCATTGCTACCAGAGAAGGCAGATCAGTATCGTAGTGAAACGATGAAAAAACTTGTGGAAGAAAAGCTCATCTCTATGAATGAGAAATTAAAAGCGCCTCAAGATGCTATGGCGAAGCTAGAACAAGGGAAAATTGTTATTTCGAAAAGTGTGGAAGGAAAACAGTATGATGTTACTAGTCTACTGAAAGATTATGATAAGCAAAAATATAAAAGCGAAATTCATCTGAAGTCTGCATACATAAAACCTATTAAAGAAGACGATCCGATTGTCAAAAAAGAGGAGAAAGCACTACAGAATCTTCTTGGGCAGTCTGTTGAGTATAAAGTGCAGGATGAAGTTTATCCTTTAAAAGCGAAAGATTTAATTCAAAATGCCTCTATGTCAAAGGATATGAAAGTTACAATTGATGCGAGTGACATTAAGAAGAAAATTACTGAAATTAATAATGCCAAATCAACATTAAATAAAGATTTCTCATTTAAAACTCATTCCGGTTCAGTCATATCAGTAAAAGGACAAGGATACGGCTGGGCACTAGATGTTGAAAAAGAAACTAAACAAGTTCAACAAGCCTTTGAGAAAGGCGAAAAATCGCTTTCTGCATCTAATATTCACGGAAATGGTTGGGAGAAGGAAGGTATCGGTTATAAAACAACATCGAATAATGGCATCGGAGACACGTATGCAGAAGTTTCAATTGCAGAGCAACAAATTTGGATTTACAAAGATGGAAAATTAGTTGTTACAACAAATGTAGTAACTGGTAAACATAGTACTGGTGAAGATACATCACCAGGTGTGTGGTACGTTCTATATAAACGAACACCATACACGCTAAGAGGTAGCGCAGTAGGAAAAGCTGATTATGCGGTTAAAGTAGATTACTGGGTTCCATTCACAAATAGTGGTCAAGGATTCCACGATGCTGGCTGGCGAAAAGACTGGGGAAATAACGCTTATTTAACAGGAGGATCAGGTGGATGTGTGAACCTTCTTCCTAATGTTGCAAAAACTGTATATGATAGTTTGAACACTTATGATCCAGTTATCGTGTACTAA
- a CDS encoding serine hydrolase domain-containing protein yields MENKLSGVLAATLALTMSLPTGAIASSSSKTPVVSSQEVASKDLEKIAADNAALLTKSYETTSVQYALIDNGKLILSGQTGKNDIEGKEPLTKDTLYGIGSTSKVYTAAAVMKLVDEGKVDLDAPVARYIPDFKMKDKRYKRITPRMLLNHSSGMQGSTFNNAFLFKDNDAYAHDILLQQLSNQNLKADPGAFSVYCNDGFTLAEILVERVSGMSFTEFLHQKFTEPLKLNHTITSQDKWEDEKRAGLYSPTYQGQLPSEMVNLIGTGGISSTAEDVVRFSQIFMGQGKEILSNKAVKAMEQEEYKKGMWPEDSGNVFNYGLGWDSVKLYPFSEYGIKALTKGGDTILQHATLVVLPEQKMAAAVLSSRGSSMTNQLLANKLLLARLKEKGTIKDIKPDKSFGKPDKAKVPQDVVKKAGFYGNSYSHFKIEITKKGELFLPTKPEEKYVYTADGSFINEKGTSKLNFVTEKNGKVYLRESTYELSPGLGQNVLTHYLAQKLENNVLPKKTAAAWAKREGGKFYLVNEKFNSMNYLGQLMPLNTQITIKDGYWDGKTITGPNTATHQIQIPVMNGRDTKEAHFYTEDGTEYMEMSSFLYVSESNVKPLDTGQLSKVTLQKNGHAKWFTVPQEAAGKTMNVELSSGSSFAVYDENGVCVNFTVVSDNNKVKLPENGTVVFAGAPNSEFTVALN; encoded by the coding sequence ATGGAAAATAAATTATCTGGAGTGTTAGCCGCTACCTTAGCTCTAACGATGAGTCTACCAACAGGAGCGATAGCGTCTTCTAGCAGTAAGACTCCGGTTGTATCTAGCCAAGAAGTTGCTAGCAAAGATTTGGAGAAGATTGCTGCAGACAACGCTGCACTGCTCACGAAGTCCTATGAGACGACTAGTGTACAGTATGCGCTGATTGATAATGGTAAACTTATTTTGTCGGGTCAGACAGGTAAGAACGACATAGAAGGGAAAGAGCCACTAACTAAAGATACTCTATATGGAATTGGTTCAACCAGTAAAGTATATACAGCTGCGGCTGTTATGAAACTGGTAGACGAAGGAAAAGTTGATTTGGATGCTCCTGTTGCCCGCTATATTCCTGATTTCAAAATGAAAGATAAACGATATAAGCGTATTACACCGCGTATGCTGTTGAATCACTCCTCGGGTATGCAAGGTTCGACGTTCAATAATGCATTTTTATTTAAAGATAATGATGCTTATGCCCATGATATATTATTGCAACAATTGTCCAACCAAAACTTGAAGGCAGACCCTGGTGCGTTCTCAGTATACTGTAATGACGGTTTTACACTGGCTGAGATCTTGGTAGAAAGAGTCAGCGGTATGAGTTTTACTGAATTTCTACATCAAAAGTTTACAGAGCCATTAAAACTGAATCATACGATAACATCGCAAGACAAATGGGAAGACGAAAAGCGGGCTGGACTGTATTCTCCGACATACCAGGGACAGCTACCAAGTGAAATGGTGAATCTAATTGGTACGGGAGGAATCTCTTCTACTGCAGAAGATGTGGTGCGATTCTCACAAATATTTATGGGACAGGGAAAAGAAATTCTCTCTAATAAAGCAGTCAAGGCGATGGAACAAGAAGAATATAAAAAAGGAATGTGGCCGGAAGATAGCGGAAATGTGTTCAACTATGGACTTGGCTGGGATAGTGTGAAACTATACCCATTCAGTGAATATGGGATAAAAGCGTTGACTAAGGGTGGGGATACGATACTGCAACATGCTACATTGGTCGTGCTTCCAGAACAGAAGATGGCAGCAGCTGTATTGTCCTCCCGTGGCAGCAGCATGACAAATCAACTGTTGGCAAATAAATTACTGCTAGCTAGGCTTAAAGAGAAAGGGACAATTAAGGATATAAAGCCAGATAAATCCTTCGGCAAGCCCGACAAGGCCAAAGTGCCTCAAGACGTGGTAAAAAAAGCAGGATTTTATGGAAATAGCTATAGCCATTTCAAAATAGAAATTACGAAGAAGGGAGAACTGTTTTTACCAACTAAACCGGAAGAAAAATATGTATATACGGCGGATGGAAGCTTTATAAATGAGAAGGGTACTTCCAAGCTTAACTTCGTCACAGAGAAGAATGGAAAAGTTTATTTGAGAGAGAGCACATATGAATTATCACCGGGATTGGGGCAAAATGTGCTGACTCACTATTTAGCCCAGAAATTAGAAAACAATGTGTTACCGAAGAAAACAGCTGCTGCATGGGCGAAGCGCGAGGGTGGCAAGTTCTATCTCGTTAACGAAAAATTTAATTCTATGAACTATCTAGGACAACTAATGCCTCTTAACACACAAATTACGATCAAGGATGGATATTGGGACGGCAAAACAATTACAGGTCCGAATACGGCGACGCATCAAATTCAAATTCCTGTGATGAATGGGCGGGATACAAAGGAAGCCCATTTCTATACAGAGGATGGTACTGAATATATGGAGATGTCCAGCTTTTTATACGTCAGTGAATCTAACGTAAAACCCCTTGATACAGGTCAATTATCGAAAGTTACATTGCAAAAAAATGGGCATGCGAAATGGTTTACGGTCCCGCAAGAGGCAGCAGGGAAAACGATGAATGTGGAGTTGTCATCAGGAAGTTCATTCGCGGTGTATGATGAGAATGGAGTATGCGTCAATTTTACCGTCGTTAGTGATAATAACAAAGTGAAACTACCAGAGAACGGAACGGTTGTATTTGCTGGCGCACCGAACTCCGAATTTACAGTCGCATTGAACTAG
- a CDS encoding sensor histidine kinase: MKRLSIKMRVTLWYTGLIVIIMALVLAFILTSSDKVLLFNMKDKLKSTVKESMEDIEYKHGHLKMDDDFEALEDGVNISIYNKQGELLAGNSPTNFNKKVSLKSDEIQTIKDGNKEWIVYDFLHNGGDDEQVWIRGIMTMSQLSSTMNTLIVITLISFPLLILIAAAGGYFITQRAFRPVQQMSDSASKIGDGNDLSKRIHLQGSPKDEMYHLAQTFDKMFERLETSFESEKQFTSDASHELRTPTSVIISQCEYALSQRNNPKEMEESLEVILKQSRKMSALLSQLLLLARADQGKHNTFQFECINMSELTEIVVEELSLMVQEASIDITTNIEENLFIKADQTLMMRLLMNLLTNAIAYSKASGTVNMQLFRDETNIIGKVSDNGIGISEQHITKIWDRFYRVDAARTSSNIGNTGLGLSMVKWIVELHGGEITVESKLGEGSTFTFKLPIEKRA, encoded by the coding sequence ATGAAAAGACTATCAATAAAAATGAGAGTAACCCTGTGGTATACGGGGCTAATTGTAATTATTATGGCACTCGTGTTAGCTTTTATTTTAACTTCTTCAGATAAAGTTTTGCTTTTTAATATGAAAGATAAATTGAAGAGCACAGTAAAAGAAAGCATGGAAGATATCGAATATAAGCATGGACACTTAAAGATGGACGATGATTTTGAAGCCTTAGAAGATGGCGTAAATATAAGTATTTATAATAAACAAGGTGAGCTGCTAGCAGGAAATAGTCCTACAAACTTTAATAAAAAGGTATCGCTTAAATCCGATGAAATACAAACCATTAAAGACGGTAATAAAGAATGGATTGTATATGATTTTCTCCATAATGGAGGCGACGATGAGCAAGTCTGGATTCGTGGAATAATGACCATGAGCCAATTATCTTCAACGATGAATACACTTATTGTCATAACACTCATCTCATTCCCATTACTTATTCTCATTGCGGCAGCGGGAGGATATTTTATTACGCAAAGAGCGTTTCGACCTGTGCAACAAATGAGTGATTCAGCTAGTAAAATTGGTGATGGTAACGACCTTTCGAAAAGAATTCATTTACAAGGTTCACCAAAAGATGAAATGTATCATTTAGCCCAAACCTTTGACAAAATGTTCGAGCGATTGGAGACATCATTTGAAAGTGAAAAACAATTTACATCTGACGCATCTCATGAATTAAGAACACCAACATCTGTTATTATTTCGCAATGCGAATACGCTTTATCACAGAGGAATAATCCGAAAGAAATGGAAGAATCGTTAGAAGTCATTTTGAAGCAATCACGTAAAATGTCCGCTCTACTCTCCCAACTCTTATTATTAGCAAGAGCTGACCAAGGAAAACATAATACTTTCCAATTTGAATGTATCAATATGAGTGAATTAACGGAAATCGTCGTAGAAGAGCTCTCATTAATGGTGCAAGAGGCTTCGATTGATATAACAACTAATATAGAGGAAAACCTGTTTATAAAAGCAGATCAAACATTGATGATGCGTTTATTAATGAATTTACTAACGAATGCAATTGCATATAGCAAAGCGAGTGGAACTGTGAATATGCAACTATTCCGTGATGAAACCAACATAATAGGTAAAGTCTCTGATAATGGTATAGGCATCAGCGAGCAACATATTACTAAAATATGGGACCGCTTCTATCGAGTTGACGCAGCACGAACATCTTCAAACATCGGAAACACAGGTTTAGGATTGTCTATGGTAAAATGGATTGTCGAACTACACGGAGGAGAAATTACAGTTGAAAGTAAATTAGGAGAAGGCAGTACTTTTACATTTAAACTACCAATTGAAAAAAGAGCATAA
- a CDS encoding erythromycin esterase family protein, whose amino-acid sequence MNKKKMIAMVSTALLVTGCGEVGNAQTVAVENSGQSIQKNIVKSIQSQANPLKTIEPSKPFEDLKPLKKMIGSAQYVGLGENTHGSSEIFTMKFRLVKYLVTEMGFTNFTMEEDWGNGLKLNEYIQTGKGNPREFLNLLYPTDEIIAMIEWMKDYNADPSNKKKIQFIGIDLKTLDQGSFNKVIDYVRVHRPNLLAEVEENYKELSSFTGSIQEYMKLTPELKEKFKANAERVARLLNDENEQANTEIVSPEYMWVKATASAIEKFTTMLLPNDYPSIIKLHEQYLADHAMWAQETFGGKTMVWGHNIHIAKGIIDEQLYPDVAGQFLKERLDNNYVTIGSTTTEGNFTLYSEYNPSTGGKITTDAIPQDVKSFNYTLGKVPYKMFLLDNRHLKGQAEKWVKAKRPLLSIGGQILPNSSVYFDTSLLEQFDIIFHIRKTSPSHIK is encoded by the coding sequence ATGAATAAGAAAAAAATGATTGCAATGGTTAGTACAGCTTTATTAGTCACAGGATGTGGGGAAGTAGGAAACGCTCAAACTGTAGCAGTCGAAAACTCAGGTCAATCAATCCAAAAAAATATAGTTAAATCAATACAATCACAGGCTAACCCATTAAAAACGATAGAACCGTCAAAACCATTTGAAGATTTAAAACCACTTAAGAAAATGATTGGGAGCGCACAATATGTAGGATTAGGAGAGAATACTCATGGAAGCTCTGAAATTTTCACTATGAAGTTTCGCCTTGTGAAATATTTGGTTACTGAGATGGGCTTTACAAATTTCACAATGGAAGAAGATTGGGGAAACGGCTTAAAGCTAAATGAATATATCCAAACAGGAAAAGGAAACCCTAGGGAATTTTTAAATTTGTTATATCCTACTGATGAAATTATAGCCATGATTGAGTGGATGAAAGATTATAATGCTGATCCATCCAATAAAAAGAAAATCCAATTTATTGGAATCGACTTAAAAACGTTGGACCAAGGTAGCTTTAATAAAGTAATTGATTATGTAAGGGTACATCGACCAAATTTGCTTGCAGAAGTAGAAGAAAATTATAAAGAATTATCGTCTTTTACTGGAAGTATACAAGAATATATGAAACTTACTCCTGAATTGAAAGAGAAGTTCAAAGCAAACGCTGAGAGAGTAGCCCGATTACTAAATGATGAGAATGAGCAAGCCAACACAGAAATAGTTTCACCTGAGTACATGTGGGTAAAAGCAACGGCAAGTGCAATAGAGAAATTTACCACAATGCTACTTCCTAACGACTATCCAAGTATAATAAAGCTACATGAGCAATACTTGGCCGATCATGCAATGTGGGCACAAGAGACATTTGGTGGTAAAACGATGGTATGGGGACACAATATTCATATAGCTAAAGGAATTATCGATGAACAATTATATCCTGATGTTGCGGGGCAGTTTTTAAAGGAACGTTTAGACAATAATTATGTCACAATTGGTAGTACAACTACGGAGGGGAATTTCACCTTATATAGCGAATATAATCCTTCCACCGGAGGTAAGATTACAACAGACGCTATTCCACAAGATGTAAAAAGTTTCAATTATACTCTCGGAAAAGTGCCCTATAAAATGTTTTTATTGGATAACCGTCACCTTAAAGGACAAGCAGAGAAATGGGTTAAAGCAAAAAGACCATTACTAAGTATAGGAGGACAAATCCTCCCGAACAGTTCGGTATACTTTGATACTTCATTGCTTGAGCAATTTGATATTATTTTTCATATTCGAAAAACAAGTCCATCTCATATTAAATAA